A DNA window from Myxococcales bacterium contains the following coding sequences:
- a CDS encoding TetR/AcrR family transcriptional regulator translates to MAAKSGRAQARGPRPRVRPKPAAAYHHGDLGRALIDAALVAIAKDGLEGLNLRDLARQLGVSPAAPYRHFADKDALVRAVAGDIAARYAAELAEAAAEAPPDPLSQFRATGIAAVRFAVRHPAHFRVVYSRGLHEHQPADADPTRAALAAAQAAGVIAPIPIDLVLLTAQCAIYGLSRLIVDGQLPGGAATAAEADAMARAVTDVLGLGFLPRP, encoded by the coding sequence GTGGCCGCGAAGTCCGGAAGAGCGCAGGCCCGCGGGCCGCGGCCGCGGGTGCGGCCCAAGCCGGCGGCCGCGTACCACCACGGCGACCTCGGCCGCGCGCTGATCGACGCGGCGCTGGTGGCGATCGCCAAGGACGGGCTCGAGGGCCTGAACCTGCGCGACCTGGCGCGCCAGCTCGGCGTGTCGCCGGCGGCGCCGTACCGTCACTTCGCCGACAAGGACGCGCTGGTGCGCGCGGTCGCCGGCGACATCGCCGCGCGCTACGCCGCCGAGCTGGCCGAGGCCGCGGCCGAGGCGCCGCCGGATCCGCTGTCGCAGTTCCGCGCCACCGGCATCGCCGCGGTCCGGTTCGCCGTGCGCCACCCCGCGCACTTCCGCGTGGTCTACAGCCGCGGCCTGCACGAGCACCAGCCGGCCGACGCCGATCCGACGCGCGCGGCGCTGGCGGCGGCGCAGGCCGCGGGCGTCATCGCGCCGATCCCGATCGACCTGGTGCTCCTGACCGCGCAGTGCGCCATCTACGGCCTGTCGCGCCTGATCGTCGACGGCCAGCTCCCCGGCGGTGCGGCGACGGCGGCCGAGGCCGACGCGATGGCGCGCGCGGTCACCGACGTGCTCGGCCTCGGGTTCCTGCCGCGGCCGTGA
- a CDS encoding carotenoid oxygenase family protein yields the protein MFTRSLAREHGFAPLRVDGALPPELRGTLVRNGPGLFGQFGRRYAHSFEGDGLITAVRLDGAGAHGACRLTASAGLTAERAAGKVLYGTGLGWPRRFANAMRGRRKNTANTHVVPWQGRLLALMEAARPTELALTDADVRTIGETDLGGVVGSALAAHPHRVAARATMFNFGVEYGRRTRIVAYELPDVGAARRVGEVELGFAPMLHDFIATERHLVWLLSPAAVNVPRMLLQLGGFDRLFGWRPELGTEVIVMPIDQPTQVTRFTVDAFYQWHFANAFERGDELVVDYVRYPNFDSFGGLADGATGTGLDRGRLHRAVITPGARRFESAALLDEDVEFPRIHPDREGQAHGVTWLVSGGLREVVAHHADGRVRRHRFAAHEAVSEPVFVPRPGATAEDDGWVVALVYDGRADASYLAVLDGVRLEDGPIARAWFDHPVPITFHGSWLPAPGAA from the coding sequence ATGTTCACCCGCTCGCTCGCCCGCGAGCACGGCTTCGCGCCGCTGCGCGTCGACGGCGCGCTCCCGCCCGAGCTGCGCGGCACGCTGGTCCGCAACGGCCCCGGGCTGTTCGGGCAGTTCGGCCGGCGCTACGCCCACAGCTTCGAGGGCGACGGCCTGATCACCGCGGTCCGCCTCGACGGCGCCGGCGCCCACGGGGCGTGCCGGCTGACCGCGTCGGCCGGGCTGACCGCCGAGCGCGCCGCCGGCAAGGTGCTGTACGGCACCGGGCTGGGGTGGCCGCGCCGGTTCGCGAACGCCATGCGCGGGCGCCGCAAGAACACCGCCAACACCCACGTCGTGCCGTGGCAGGGCCGGCTGCTGGCGCTGATGGAGGCGGCGCGGCCGACCGAGCTGGCGCTCACCGACGCCGACGTCCGCACGATCGGCGAGACCGACCTCGGCGGCGTCGTCGGCTCGGCGCTGGCGGCGCACCCGCACCGGGTCGCCGCGCGCGCGACCATGTTCAACTTCGGCGTCGAGTACGGCCGCCGCACCCGGATCGTCGCCTACGAGCTGCCCGACGTCGGGGCCGCGCGCCGGGTCGGCGAGGTCGAGCTGGGCTTCGCGCCGATGCTGCACGACTTCATCGCGACCGAGCGCCACCTGGTGTGGCTGTTGTCGCCGGCGGCGGTCAACGTGCCGCGCATGCTGCTGCAGCTCGGCGGCTTCGACCGGCTGTTCGGCTGGCGGCCCGAGCTCGGCACCGAGGTGATCGTCATGCCGATCGACCAGCCGACCCAGGTCACGCGCTTCACCGTCGACGCGTTCTACCAGTGGCACTTCGCCAACGCGTTCGAGCGCGGCGACGAGCTGGTCGTCGACTACGTCCGGTACCCGAACTTCGACAGCTTCGGCGGCCTCGCCGACGGCGCCACCGGCACCGGCCTCGACCGCGGTCGCCTGCACCGCGCGGTGATCACGCCCGGCGCCCGCCGGTTCGAGAGCGCGGCGCTGCTCGACGAGGACGTCGAGTTCCCGCGCATCCACCCGGACCGCGAGGGCCAGGCCCACGGCGTCACCTGGCTGGTCTCGGGCGGGCTGCGCGAGGTCGTGGCCCACCACGCCGACGGCCGGGTCCGCCGGCACCGGTTCGCCGCCCACGAGGCGGTGTCCGAGCCGGTGTTCGTGCCGCGGCCCGGCGCCACCGCCGAGGACGACGGCTGGGTCGTCGCGCTGGTCTACGACGGCCGCGCCGACGCGTCGTACCTCGCGGTCCTCGACGGCGTCCGCCTCGAGGACGGCCCGATCGCGCGGGCCTGGTTCGATCACCCGGTGCCGATCACGTTCCACGGCTCGTGGCTGCCCGCTCCCGGCGCGGCGTAA
- a CDS encoding esterase, with translation MRPGLRPLGLALAALAPACLDVTERCGPGSLGAGAARACVTPGWTDRAFDVHVPAGWDGVTPLPLVLLFHGGGGNRAGADRTTCPEGELASPACLAARATARGFVVVVPDGTGGRPLRGVRTWNAGGGSDGWDCTSGAACASGVDDVAYVGDVLAEVGAALPIDPRRRYATGISNGGAISHRLACELPQALAAIAPVAGANQFADSGGACGRATAVAQIHGTEDPCWQYDGGSAACIGDGGRKTSVAATMEGWRVRNGCAATFVDTAVPDRDPTDGVTVVHRVWDGCAVATELFRQDGGGHTWPGGWPYLGEDRIGRVGHDLDNDTILDFFTAHVAP, from the coding sequence ATGCGGCCCGGGCTGCGGCCGCTCGGGCTGGCGCTCGCCGCGCTGGCGCCGGCGTGCCTCGACGTCACCGAACGCTGCGGCCCGGGATCCCTGGGCGCGGGCGCCGCGCGCGCGTGCGTGACGCCGGGCTGGACCGATCGGGCGTTCGACGTCCACGTGCCGGCCGGCTGGGACGGCGTGACGCCGCTGCCGCTCGTGCTCTTGTTCCACGGCGGCGGCGGCAACCGCGCCGGCGCCGACCGCACCACCTGCCCCGAGGGTGAGCTCGCCAGCCCGGCGTGCCTGGCCGCGCGCGCCACCGCCCGCGGCTTCGTCGTGGTCGTGCCCGACGGCACCGGCGGCCGGCCGCTGCGCGGCGTCCGCACCTGGAACGCCGGCGGCGGCAGCGACGGCTGGGACTGCACCAGCGGGGCGGCCTGCGCGAGCGGCGTCGACGACGTCGCCTACGTCGGCGACGTGCTGGCCGAGGTCGGCGCGGCGCTGCCGATCGATCCGCGCCGCCGCTACGCGACCGGCATCTCCAACGGCGGCGCGATCTCGCACCGGCTGGCGTGCGAGCTGCCGCAGGCGCTGGCGGCGATCGCGCCGGTCGCCGGCGCCAACCAGTTCGCCGACAGCGGCGGCGCGTGCGGGCGCGCGACCGCGGTGGCGCAGATCCACGGCACCGAGGATCCGTGCTGGCAGTACGACGGCGGCTCGGCCGCGTGCATCGGCGACGGCGGCCGCAAGACCTCGGTCGCCGCGACGATGGAGGGCTGGCGCGTCCGCAACGGCTGCGCCGCGACCTTCGTCGACACCGCCGTGCCCGATCGCGATCCCACCGACGGGGTCACCGTGGTCCACCGGGTCTGGGACGGGTGCGCGGTCGCGACCGAGCTGTTCCGCCAGGACGGCGGCGGCCACACCTGGCCCGGCGGCTGGCCGTACCTCGGCGAGGATCGCATCGGCCGCGTCGGCCACGACCTCGACAACGACACCATCCTCGACTTCTTCACCGCACATGTGGCGCCGTAG
- a CDS encoding NAD(P)/FAD-dependent oxidoreductase, whose product MSNRLGRSYKQHGLPDPGARGWDSIVIGSGLGGLTAAAMLARHAHQRVLVLERHYTAGGFTHTFHRPGYEWDVGVHYVGDVHRDGTLLRRAFDHLTDGALAWADQGEVYDTIVVGDDRYQFVAGRERWRERMHAYFPHATAAIDRYLQLIRETVHASRKFFMEKALPSTLGAVASPLLRWPALRHARRTVREVLATITDDRRLTAVLAGQYGDYGLPPAQASWFMHALLVGHYLGGGAYPVGGSSRIAATIMPGIEDAGGAVVTSAEVAQIIVERGRAVGVRLASGEEVRAARVISDAGVALTFGHLLAPEVAAAHDLRPTVVGAPPSFAHVSLYAGFRHDTAALGFERSNLWVYQDDDHDRAVARYLADPSAPLPVAYLSFPSAKDPDFARRYPGRATVEVIGVMPHARFARWAGTGWHKRGADYDALKADLRARLLGELYRQCPQAEGKVDHAELSTPLSTTHFAGHPHGEIYGLAHTPERFAARHLRPHTPITNLFLTGADICTAGVGGALMGGVLTATAITRKNMINALLAGRGAAPPSASTSSTVPSASTPAPPAAAPGPSVRA is encoded by the coding sequence ATGAGCAACCGCCTCGGACGTTCGTACAAGCAACACGGCCTGCCCGATCCTGGCGCCCGCGGCTGGGACAGCATCGTCATCGGCAGCGGCCTCGGCGGCCTGACCGCCGCCGCGATGCTGGCCCGCCACGCCCACCAGCGCGTGCTCGTGCTCGAGCGCCACTACACCGCCGGCGGCTTCACCCACACGTTCCACCGGCCCGGCTACGAGTGGGACGTCGGCGTGCACTACGTCGGCGACGTCCACCGCGACGGCACGCTCCTGCGGCGCGCGTTCGATCACCTGACCGACGGCGCGCTGGCCTGGGCCGATCAGGGCGAGGTCTACGACACGATCGTGGTCGGCGACGATCGCTACCAGTTCGTCGCGGGCCGCGAGCGCTGGCGCGAACGGATGCACGCGTACTTCCCGCACGCCACCGCCGCGATCGATCGGTACCTGCAGCTCATCCGCGAGACCGTCCACGCGAGCCGCAAGTTCTTCATGGAGAAGGCCCTGCCGTCGACCCTGGGCGCGGTCGCGAGCCCGCTCTTGCGCTGGCCGGCGCTGCGCCACGCCCGGCGGACCGTGCGCGAGGTGCTGGCGACGATCACCGACGATCGTCGGCTGACCGCGGTGCTGGCCGGGCAGTACGGCGACTACGGCCTGCCGCCGGCGCAGGCGAGCTGGTTCATGCACGCGCTCCTGGTCGGGCACTACCTCGGCGGCGGCGCCTACCCGGTCGGCGGCTCGAGCCGGATCGCCGCGACGATCATGCCCGGCATCGAGGACGCCGGCGGCGCGGTCGTCACCTCGGCCGAGGTCGCGCAGATCATCGTCGAGCGCGGCCGCGCGGTCGGCGTGCGCCTGGCCAGCGGCGAGGAGGTGCGGGCGGCCCGGGTCATCAGCGACGCCGGCGTGGCGCTGACGTTCGGGCACCTGCTCGCGCCCGAGGTGGCCGCGGCCCACGACCTGCGCCCGACCGTCGTCGGCGCGCCGCCGTCGTTCGCGCACGTGTCGCTCTACGCCGGGTTCCGCCACGACACCGCCGCGCTCGGCTTCGAGCGCTCGAACCTGTGGGTCTACCAGGACGACGACCACGACCGCGCGGTCGCGCGCTACCTGGCCGATCCCAGCGCGCCGCTGCCGGTGGCGTACCTGTCGTTCCCGTCGGCCAAGGATCCGGACTTCGCGCGCCGGTACCCGGGCCGCGCCACCGTCGAGGTGATCGGCGTGATGCCGCACGCGCGGTTCGCGCGCTGGGCCGGCACCGGCTGGCACAAGCGCGGCGCCGACTACGACGCGCTCAAGGCCGACCTGCGCGCGCGCCTGCTGGGCGAGCTCTACCGGCAGTGCCCGCAGGCCGAGGGCAAGGTCGATCACGCCGAGCTGTCGACGCCGCTGTCGACGACCCACTTCGCCGGCCACCCGCACGGCGAGATCTACGGCCTCGCCCACACGCCCGAGCGGTTCGCCGCGCGCCACCTGCGCCCGCACACGCCGATCACCAACCTGTTCCTGACCGGCGCCGACATCTGCACCGCCGGCGTCGGCGGCGCGCTGATGGGCGGCGTGCTGACCGCGACCGCGATCACCCGCAAGAACATGATCAACGCGCTGCTGGCCGGGCGCGGCGCGGCGCCGCCGTCGGCTTCGACGTCTTCGACGGTGCCTTCGGCCTCGACGCCCGCGCCGCCGGCCGCGGCGCCCGGGCCCTCGGTGCGCGCGTGA
- a CDS encoding TetR/AcrR family transcriptional regulator, producing the protein MARAALQPADIAAFRGRLAAAATRLFARHGYDAVTMRAVAAEVGVSAMTPYRYLGGKDELVALVRAEAFRRFGDRLAASAPGRGDTLARLQRLKAAYVAFAQAEPDAYRIMFELRTPVDEHRWPELAREGARAFGCLLDAVTAAIDAGALVGDPRIVAQLLWASTHGLVALHLSGNLPPRALARLASIDHELAGFRPAPPRARRSA; encoded by the coding sequence ATGGCCCGCGCCGCGCTCCAGCCCGCCGACATCGCCGCGTTCCGCGGCCGGCTGGCCGCCGCCGCGACCCGGCTGTTCGCGCGCCACGGCTACGACGCCGTGACCATGCGCGCGGTCGCGGCCGAGGTCGGGGTCAGCGCGATGACGCCGTACCGGTACCTCGGCGGCAAGGACGAGCTGGTGGCGCTGGTGCGGGCCGAGGCGTTCCGGCGCTTCGGCGACCGCCTGGCCGCGAGCGCGCCCGGCCGCGGCGACACGCTGGCCCGGCTGCAGCGGCTCAAGGCCGCCTACGTCGCGTTCGCGCAGGCCGAGCCCGACGCCTACCGGATCATGTTCGAGCTGCGGACGCCGGTCGACGAGCACCGCTGGCCCGAGCTGGCGCGCGAGGGCGCGCGCGCGTTCGGCTGCCTGCTCGACGCGGTGACCGCCGCGATCGACGCCGGCGCGCTGGTCGGCGACCCGCGGATCGTGGCCCAGCTCCTGTGGGCGTCGACCCACGGCCTGGTCGCGCTGCACCTGTCTGGCAACCTGCCGCCGCGCGCGCTCGCGCGGCTGGCGTCGATCGATCACGAGCTGGCCGGGTTCCGCCCGGCGCCCCCTCGCGCCCGGAGATCAGCATGA
- a CDS encoding molybdopterin-dependent oxidoreductase codes for MFDRFPEAAKSWDRRQFLKTAATGTVVVALGNVLWRIAGDDLTRQARAEKRDDGRARLPPGQRVLTRFRNMGGDEGPGDVKSFALRVHGAVKTPFTLDYAQLLKLPQVEQAADVHCVTGWSCLGSLFKGVSVATLAEQAGVKGTVRHVIFEAAHGYTTNVPLADATAPAAMVTYRMNGKPFAIQHGAPVRGLVPDLYFWKSAKWLTGVKFVVDDEPGYWEVRGYHNHADPWREERYG; via the coding sequence CTGTTCGATCGATTCCCTGAGGCCGCGAAGAGCTGGGACCGCCGCCAGTTCCTGAAGACCGCGGCCACCGGCACCGTCGTGGTGGCGCTGGGCAACGTGCTGTGGCGGATCGCCGGTGACGATCTCACGCGCCAGGCCCGGGCCGAGAAGCGCGACGACGGGCGCGCGCGCCTGCCGCCGGGCCAGCGGGTGCTGACCAGGTTCCGCAACATGGGCGGCGACGAGGGCCCCGGCGACGTCAAGAGCTTCGCGCTGCGGGTCCACGGCGCGGTCAAGACGCCGTTCACCCTCGACTACGCCCAGCTGCTGAAGCTGCCGCAGGTCGAGCAGGCCGCCGACGTCCACTGCGTGACCGGGTGGTCGTGCCTGGGCTCGCTGTTCAAGGGTGTGTCGGTGGCGACCCTGGCCGAGCAGGCCGGCGTCAAGGGCACGGTCCGCCACGTCATCTTCGAGGCCGCCCACGGCTACACCACCAACGTGCCGCTGGCCGACGCCACCGCGCCGGCCGCGATGGTCACCTACCGCATGAACGGCAAGCCGTTCGCGATCCAGCACGGCGCGCCGGTGCGCGGGCTGGTGCCCGACCTGTACTTCTGGAAGAGCGCGAAGTGGCTGACCGGCGTGAAGTTCGTCGTCGACGACGAGCCTGGCTACTGGGAGGTGCGCGGGTACCACAACCACGCCGATCCGTGGCGCGAAGAGCGCTACGGCTGA
- a CDS encoding penicillin acylase family protein, protein MTYSTRLVGAALAAAFVIGCGDDGGGGPDAGPAPDEILALTGLDGVVQVTVDDRGVPHIRGTTVHDVLMAEGYLMARDRFAQMEFIRRSVTGRLAEVAGGLSPGLINDDRQQRFLGFRRVGQAIYDGLPATDPAKLSADAFVAGINQYIDRVLNADGYITTRGNEALALILSSPFADHWTGGDVFALARYQAWNLSYDAGADVSRSRALAGVLAAFPASAADPAIAARAGLYADFWTDKPARAAFTSDGFPNTGTDTGTRAKQRTRAARFAPDPRALAGAETFFTRMDDNRLLHRDPHIGSNSWVVSGEHTASGNPILSNDPHLSLIAPPVWWYVHLDTATMGGERMLDVEGVAFAGLPGVVLGFNRKLAWSATTTGYDVTDVYDEQVTFRNDGTAMAPAWTPVSVRFRGADVALQVIDEVINIQGQAAETYQVYVVPHHGALIPDSIVPPTGVADPTGRAMSVRYTGDTPTNELAFFVGLLSADDFAAAETAQDNFRVGSQNFSFVSATDGIRWSTESRIPQRDPRACTFGYDANGVPTGTSPLFVLDGASGDQEWLGDLEDRYIPHEVNPARGYVATSNQDNVGVTTDGNPCNDAYYLGGDFDTGYRQARIRQRLDALVARGDITPDDMVALQGETTSILGEGMRAAVIASIDHALADPSDDPALAAAMTELGANGRAQLMDARARLMAWSFATPHGVGATAAAEIADSVATSVWNTTLTRLASLAFDDEGNRIGRRPGTLITARALEWALTTPAALATYRASYGGDATWNDSVLWDDLDTPAVLETRDERVVRAVIAGYGFLAGRLGTDRDQWRWGRLHAVRFGQVVPALDGNEQVSIPAAMDATFPDGFPRHGDLGAVDPGNYGIYGTTNFSFGSGASQRLVVEMTPAGPVARNALPGGQHEDPDSPHHADEAELWRTNTQPPLYFDKGDVEAHAQRRLRFDPAP, encoded by the coding sequence ATGACGTACTCGACGCGCCTGGTGGGCGCCGCGCTGGCGGCGGCCTTCGTGATCGGCTGTGGTGACGATGGCGGCGGGGGGCCCGACGCCGGGCCCGCGCCCGACGAGATCCTGGCGCTGACCGGCCTCGACGGCGTGGTCCAGGTCACCGTCGACGATCGCGGCGTGCCGCACATCCGCGGCACCACCGTCCACGACGTGCTCATGGCCGAGGGTTACCTGATGGCGCGCGATCGGTTCGCGCAGATGGAGTTCATCCGCCGCAGCGTGACCGGGCGCCTGGCCGAGGTCGCGGGCGGGCTGTCGCCGGGGCTCATCAACGACGATCGCCAGCAGCGCTTCCTCGGCTTCCGCCGGGTCGGGCAGGCGATCTACGACGGCCTGCCAGCCACCGATCCCGCCAAGCTGTCGGCCGACGCGTTCGTGGCCGGCATCAACCAGTACATCGATCGCGTGCTCAACGCCGACGGGTACATCACGACCCGCGGCAACGAGGCGCTCGCGCTGATCCTGTCGAGCCCGTTCGCCGATCACTGGACCGGCGGCGACGTGTTCGCGCTCGCGCGGTACCAGGCGTGGAACCTGTCCTACGACGCCGGCGCCGACGTCTCGCGCAGCCGCGCGCTGGCGGGCGTGCTCGCGGCGTTCCCGGCCAGCGCGGCCGATCCGGCGATCGCCGCGCGCGCTGGCCTGTACGCCGACTTCTGGACCGACAAGCCGGCCCGCGCGGCGTTCACCAGCGACGGCTTCCCCAACACCGGCACCGACACCGGCACGCGCGCCAAGCAGCGCACCCGCGCGGCCCGGTTCGCGCCCGACCCGCGCGCGCTGGCGGGGGCCGAGACGTTCTTCACCCGCATGGACGACAACCGCCTGCTCCACCGCGATCCGCACATCGGCTCGAACTCGTGGGTGGTCAGCGGCGAGCACACCGCCAGCGGCAACCCGATCCTGTCCAACGATCCCCACCTGTCGCTGATCGCGCCGCCGGTGTGGTGGTACGTGCACCTCGACACCGCGACCATGGGCGGCGAGCGCATGCTCGACGTCGAGGGCGTCGCGTTCGCCGGCCTGCCCGGCGTGGTGCTGGGCTTCAACCGCAAGCTGGCGTGGAGCGCGACGACCACCGGCTACGACGTCACCGACGTCTACGACGAGCAGGTGACGTTCCGCAACGACGGCACGGCGATGGCGCCGGCGTGGACGCCCGTGTCGGTGCGGTTCCGCGGCGCCGACGTGGCGCTGCAGGTGATCGATGAGGTGATCAACATCCAGGGCCAGGCGGCCGAGACCTACCAGGTCTACGTCGTGCCGCACCACGGCGCGCTGATCCCCGACTCGATCGTGCCGCCGACCGGCGTCGCCGACCCGACCGGCCGCGCGATGTCGGTGCGCTACACCGGCGACACGCCCACCAACGAGCTGGCGTTCTTCGTCGGCCTGCTGTCGGCCGACGACTTCGCCGCCGCCGAGACCGCGCAGGACAACTTCCGGGTCGGCTCGCAGAACTTCTCGTTCGTGTCGGCCACCGACGGCATCCGCTGGTCGACCGAGTCGCGCATCCCGCAGCGCGATCCGCGCGCGTGCACGTTCGGCTACGACGCCAACGGCGTGCCGACCGGCACCTCGCCGCTGTTCGTGCTCGACGGCGCCAGCGGCGACCAGGAGTGGCTGGGCGATCTCGAGGACCGCTACATCCCGCACGAGGTCAACCCGGCCCGCGGCTACGTCGCGACCTCGAACCAGGACAACGTCGGCGTCACCACCGACGGCAACCCGTGCAACGACGCCTACTACCTCGGCGGCGACTTCGACACCGGCTACCGCCAGGCCCGGATCCGCCAGCGCCTCGACGCGCTGGTGGCCCGCGGCGACATCACGCCCGACGACATGGTCGCGCTCCAGGGCGAGACCACGTCGATCCTGGGCGAGGGCATGCGGGCCGCGGTGATCGCGTCGATCGATCACGCGCTCGCCGACCCGTCCGACGATCCGGCGCTGGCGGCGGCGATGACCGAGCTCGGCGCGAACGGCCGCGCGCAGCTGATGGACGCCCGGGCGCGCCTGATGGCGTGGTCGTTCGCGACCCCGCACGGCGTCGGCGCCACCGCGGCGGCCGAGATCGCCGACAGCGTCGCGACCTCGGTGTGGAACACAACCTTGACCCGGCTGGCCAGCCTGGCGTTCGACGACGAGGGCAACCGGATCGGCCGCCGCCCCGGCACGCTGATCACCGCGCGCGCGCTCGAGTGGGCGCTGACCACGCCGGCGGCGCTCGCCACCTACCGCGCGTCGTACGGCGGCGACGCGACCTGGAACGACAGCGTCCTGTGGGACGACCTCGACACCCCCGCGGTGCTCGAGACGCGCGACGAGCGGGTCGTGCGCGCGGTGATCGCCGGCTACGGCTTCCTGGCCGGCCGGCTCGGCACCGATCGCGACCAGTGGCGCTGGGGCCGGCTGCACGCGGTGCGGTTCGGGCAGGTGGTGCCGGCGCTCGACGGCAACGAGCAGGTCTCGATCCCCGCGGCGATGGACGCGACCTTCCCCGACGGCTTCCCGCGCCACGGCGACCTCGGCGCGGTCGATCCCGGCAACTACGGCATCTACGGCACGACCAACTTCTCGTTCGGCAGCGGCGCGTCGCAGCGCCTCGTGGTCGAGATGACCCCGGCGGGGCCGGTGGCCCGCAACGCGCTGCCCGGCGGCCAGCACGAGGATCCGGACTCGCCGCACCACGCCGACGAGGCCGAGCTGTGGCGGACCAACACCCAGCCGCCGCTGTACTTCGACAAGGGCGACGTCGAGGCCCACGCGCAGCGCCGGCTGCGGTTCGATCCGGCGCCGTAG